One Entomomonas asaccharolytica DNA segment encodes these proteins:
- the rph gene encoding ribonuclease PH, translating to MKRPSGREAAQLRSIKITRNYTKHAEGSVLVEFGDTKVICTVSVESNVPRFLKGAGQGWLTAEYGMLPRSTGERMQRESAKGKQSGRTQEIQRLIGRSLRAALDLTKLGEYTLHIDCDVIQADGGTRTASITGASVALVDALQVMKQRGQLKADPFKHFIAAVSVGIYQGQAVLDLDYLEDSGAETDLNVVMTDAGGFIEVQGTAEGEPFQPDELNSMLVLAKQGIEEIFAIQKQALACN from the coding sequence ATGAAACGACCCAGCGGACGCGAGGCAGCCCAATTACGTTCTATCAAGATTACTAGAAACTATACTAAACATGCAGAAGGTTCTGTATTAGTCGAGTTTGGCGATACTAAAGTTATTTGCACAGTTTCTGTTGAGTCGAATGTTCCTAGATTTTTAAAAGGAGCAGGGCAAGGTTGGTTAACCGCCGAATATGGCATGTTACCTCGCTCAACGGGTGAACGTATGCAACGAGAGTCTGCAAAAGGTAAGCAAAGTGGTCGTACCCAAGAAATACAGCGATTAATTGGACGCTCTTTAAGAGCCGCGCTTGATTTAACTAAGCTAGGTGAATATACCTTGCATATAGACTGTGATGTTATTCAAGCTGATGGTGGCACACGTACTGCCTCTATTACAGGTGCATCAGTGGCGTTAGTCGATGCATTGCAAGTGATGAAACAACGAGGACAATTAAAAGCTGATCCATTTAAGCATTTTATTGCTGCTGTTTCAGTAGGTATTTATCAAGGCCAAGCGGTTTTAGATTTAGATTATTTGGAAGACTCTGGCGCAGAAACTGACTTGAATGTAGTAATGACAGATGCCGGTGGTTTTATTGAGGTGCAGGGAACAGCTGAGGGAGAACCATTCCAGCCAGATGAATTAAATAGCATGCTAGTTTTAGCTAAACAAGGTATTGAAGAAATCTTTGCAATTCAAAAACAAGCATTAGCTTGTAACTAG
- the mdtD gene encoding multidrug transporter subunit MdtD, translating to MPVMPLDISAQVKKLLPWIVAIAFFMQSLDATILNIALPSMATDLNVNPLQMQSAIIAYMLTVALVIPVCGWISDRFGTKKVFFFAVALFTLGSIFCAAAWSLPILVIGRIIQGLGGALMMPVGRLVILKVYPRSEFVKVMSFVTIPGLLGPLLGPTVGGWLVEYFSWHWIFLINVPMGILGCFVACKFMPDLRGAIRTKFDFIGFILFGTAMIMISFALEGLSEIHLPASFVTLLFILGFSCFIGYWWHAFRIEFPLFPPSLFKIRSFSIGILGNLFARLGNGSLPFLIPLLLQLALGYSPAEAGMMMIPTALCAILSKSLVRHIINFFGYRWVLTVNTLLLGLLICSFSWVDKEMPFLLLLAMLGATGAINSLQFTAMNTVALFQLDDDLASSGNALLSVVVQLSISFGVAISAILLAYFNGGQPAVDSIEVLPAFQGTFLGVGLFTVFSAVIFYLLPTQIGMTHKK from the coding sequence ATGCCTGTAATGCCATTAGATATTTCCGCACAAGTAAAAAAACTTTTGCCATGGATTGTAGCTATTGCATTTTTCATGCAAAGTTTAGATGCAACCATCTTAAATATTGCTTTGCCCTCGATGGCCACTGATTTAAATGTTAATCCGTTACAAATGCAAAGCGCCATTATTGCCTATATGCTCACTGTAGCCTTGGTAATTCCTGTTTGTGGTTGGATTTCCGATCGATTTGGCACTAAAAAAGTATTTTTCTTTGCGGTAGCATTATTTACCTTAGGGTCTATATTTTGTGCGGCTGCTTGGTCTCTACCCATACTTGTTATAGGTCGTATTATTCAAGGTTTGGGTGGTGCTTTAATGATGCCAGTAGGGCGTTTGGTTATCTTAAAAGTTTATCCACGCAGTGAATTTGTGAAAGTGATGAGCTTTGTAACTATTCCTGGTCTACTAGGACCATTGTTAGGCCCAACGGTTGGAGGATGGTTAGTTGAGTATTTTTCATGGCATTGGATTTTCTTAATTAATGTCCCTATGGGGATACTAGGTTGTTTTGTCGCTTGTAAATTTATGCCAGATTTACGTGGTGCTATACGTACTAAGTTTGATTTTATAGGGTTTATACTATTTGGCACTGCTATGATAATGATTAGCTTTGCCCTTGAAGGATTATCTGAAATTCATTTACCTGCTAGTTTTGTCACGCTTTTATTTATATTGGGATTTAGTTGTTTTATTGGGTACTGGTGGCATGCCTTTAGAATTGAGTTTCCACTTTTTCCTCCTAGTCTGTTTAAAATTCGTAGTTTTTCAATTGGTATTCTGGGAAATTTATTTGCTCGTTTAGGCAATGGTTCTTTACCTTTTTTAATCCCTTTATTATTACAGCTTGCTTTAGGTTATTCTCCTGCGGAGGCAGGTATGATGATGATACCAACTGCGCTGTGTGCTATTTTAAGTAAATCATTAGTGCGTCATATCATTAATTTCTTTGGATACCGTTGGGTATTAACCGTCAATACACTATTGCTAGGTTTATTAATTTGTAGTTTCTCATGGGTTGATAAAGAAATGCCATTTCTATTACTGTTAGCTATGCTAGGAGCTACAGGAGCAATAAATTCTTTACAATTTACAGCCATGAATACAGTCGCTTTGTTTCAACTAGATGATGACTTGGCGAGTAGTGGTAATGCATTGTTATCAGTGGTTGTGCAACTATCAATTAGTTTTGGGGTAGCTATTTCTGCCATATTATTGGCTTATTTTAATGGTGGTCAGCCTGCTGTTGATAGTATAGAAGTGTTGCCTGCGTTTCAGGGTACATTCTTGGGAGTGGGATTATTTACAGTGTTTTCTGCGGTTATTTTTTATTTGTTACCAACACAAATTGGAATGACACACAAGAAGTAA
- a CDS encoding YheU family protein, with the protein MIIPHHLLDPEILNNLIEDFVSRDGTDNGDETPLATRVQRVKHALEKQQAYIVFDQSTEACSLMLKQDIPKEWLADL; encoded by the coding sequence ATGATAATTCCTCACCATTTACTTGACCCAGAAATACTGAACAACCTTATTGAAGACTTTGTTAGTCGCGATGGAACGGATAATGGTGATGAAACACCACTAGCCACCCGTGTTCAACGAGTCAAGCACGCGCTTGAAAAACAACAGGCTTATATTGTTTTTGATCAATCAACAGAAGCCTGCTCATTAATGTTAAAACAAGACATTCCTAAGGAGTGGCTTGCTGATCTGTAA